Within Topomyia yanbarensis strain Yona2022 chromosome 2, ASM3024719v1, whole genome shotgun sequence, the genomic segment AATGCAAATTTAAAGCATTTCAACTTAATTCCTTTAGTAAAATTCGATATTTCGAACTGGTATCCATATCCCTATAATGGACCGCTTTTCCTATTATGGACCCAGGGTCGAATATGCGCATTATGGTCCTGGGTCCATTATACGCATATCCAACAATTAATACATAAAATggcattttttcagttttctggtAATATAAAGAGTCATTTTAGCACAGcattaaaagaaaaatataaattatgaaaaataacaaaattttgttattCTTTCCTTTCATTAAATATTTCAGTGGCACTCAAAACCTTTgactaatgaattaaatttttaattgatctgATGCTGATTTCAGTTTTAAATCAAGCGATGTGATTTGTATGACGCTTATGAGTAAGGTGATGAGGTCTGCATTATAGAAAGTCTTATACAAGTTTGCGAAAATTGTAATTGGAAATTGTCTGAATTGATTGGCAATCCATCAACAATACAGTGGAGTAAAGCATTTGCAATATTAATAAGTCGGCTCTAAACATGTTCAGTGTCTAAAGACAacgaatattttgtcatttaataatattttaagataccaaatacaaattaaaaacgACATAACTTCTTGCATCATTTTGATCAGTTCATACAATTGCTTGTACATTCATGTATAGCTATATCTGAAGCGTTTTGAAGAAACCGTAAGTATTTTTAGTTGAAAGGGCTCATGATTTACATGATTTAATCCCCAACTATTTACTTTCTACTATTCTCctgaaaaagttcgataaaagtacTTTGTATCtttagttttgttttattttgggaCGTAACAATAATGGGCATGAAATTGCCTGGATATATGCAATATGTACAAGATTTCGAGCTATATTAtattactttaaaaataaaaaataattacagctcgttgatttcaagaaagttattcgaaacaGTAATCAATGCTACATTTTACGGTATTTACTTTAGTATTCCGTATAACCAAATTTTAGTAAAGCTTCTTGAACGTTTAGCACCaccttttttttctaaatcaatatatttattctaTTACTTTTTTCAATAGAAGGATACTAATGAATAAATTGTAATCATTCTGCAACCCTGTGCACGATGAACTTGCTAAAGTATTACCCCAGAATTTAATTTTTCGTGCttattaagtaatcttttcgGGCTATCCATGtaactattttattttcttctatGGTGGGAAGCGTGAACCCTTTCTTGTTCCTTCAGGCCAGTTTTTCCATATACTCCGCGATACTTCACAGTAGAGCGTGATACATCAAATTCCTGCACGCTTTTTTGACAGAACATAATTCTAGTCGCTCGAATAAACTTTTGAATGGCAAACTTCATGTATTTGTACCTACTGTTATTAGTTTTTGTCTATTGATTGGTGTAGGAACCACAAATTTTATTGATTGAATACTGAGAAGctgcaaaattttcaatatgatGGTTTCAATCAATCTTATACTGAATCCTCAGAATGTTGAAAACTCTTTTTAATTCTATTAGTTGCTATTACAAGTTTCTTGTTATATTATGTGTCAGGGGCATAATGCACAGATAGCTAGTTTCACTTGATCCCATAATGGATCCCCAGaatttcaatataaattttaaattatcatAGTTTGTTAGATCTGCATCGCAAAAGATTGTGCTAGTGTTAGGTATTTATAAGTAAAACAATATCTTTTTCATGCGTAGTTTATTTACATCAGAGCGAAGTATTCTTATCATAATAGTAAAACAATTACTTACAAACCCTATGTCATGCTGCACTGGATTGAAATTGAGTGCAAATatcaattttgaaatgaattatGGTGAAAAAACACATTCTAATTTCTGTCTAAGTCTTAAAGCTGTCCGGTAACCAGCAGTATACGGTAAAAACAGCTATTAATGAATAATAATTAACAAAAAAGCGTCAGCGGGTCCATTATACGCAAAGGGTCCATTATAGGCATACAAACCATAATTAATTTTGGAGGGTTGTGTGATGAATCGGAAGATTTTTCCTCagtattaattttttgaaaacctgGAATTTCAGAAGTTGGTTTGAGGAAAGAAAATTCATTTCGATTATTAATGTTAGGTCTCGAAATATTAGTATTTGCTTTGATCGAGAGTTGCTTCTCCTTCTTTTAATTGGAGGAGGGTGGTAGCTACAACCAGGTTGAGAATCAGAAAGAATATTTATATTTGCGTTGTCTTCAAGAATATCAAATGAATTTTTTGTTGTAATTATTGATGAGGAGGATTTCAATAATTCAGCATATGTATATTTACTCCTGTTTAGTGTTCTGGTGGAGTTTAGTTTGGAAATCTTTATAAGAAGGGCATTCATTTGATCTAGAATGTTTGCCATGACAATAAATACACGATTCTGTGCTAATTTTACAAGAAGATGTGTCATGATCACAATTACAAGTccaacattttattttattcgagCAAAACTTTTCTGTGTGACCAAAGAGTTGATATCGTTCGCAATGCATCACTTTAGGAGTGAAAATTCGAACATTAAAACCTATTTTAAATACACCTAGTGGtacaattgtacctttctcatttgttcaaactacgattccatagctggttatgttcaatacaatgatagaaatgtatattacatattcagtaagATTTGCAGATACatgcaatggatcgacagccaagatcttgagatattatgtgtcgacactgaaacaacGTTTGAAACCAGCGGCTGATCAAGAACGAAGATCCGGGTGGCCCCGACctcgccgaaaattttcaacttgttaagaaattttaaattatttttaattttaaagtggcaacccctcattgcatactcctacctaagcctacaTAGATAAAAAAAGTTAGGTTGAcggtttttagagtgattgcataaccttctatatgagaaaggcaaaaaggtgcccaagtccaaaaaagtcaatttccgccaaaaatgtttttttcgtgatttcatcaaatctcaacgtttcatgcattttaaagtcatctggcatcaaaactgcaaattcgattttgaaattttcccttgctccctcctttgagaatttttcatttcagtttatatgggaatataaatatataatcgTTACCTATGACATAATTTAGATTTTTGAATGACACCTAAcctcagatagtggagtaaaactttttcaatgtcaaaaaaaaaaacaaaaagttagtttttttcCAAGTTGTGAATAGAATGATCCCTTAACATAACCGTTTCATTGATCATCGCTTTTCATTCATAGCATAACTCACAATCaaagaaatatttgtttacaAGATTTGCCTTTATATTTTTCAGGGCCTTAAAATAAGAAAACAGCGAAGCACAGGTGATTTGGAAAAACGAGGAAATGGATCTGGAAGTATTCGATCCACAGCATCTATTGCTTCTTGGCTTAGCACAGAATCCTCGCAGTCAGGATTGACTAACAAGTATtattgagcattggattttCAATCAGATCAATGAGCTTGTTTCTACTTTTAGATCAGTGCATACAGATTCCAATGCTAGTTTTATCGTTGAAGACGAACAACTGGATGGCAGTGTAATTGAAACATATATGGGTGAATGGAAGAATGACAAGCGTTGTGGTTATGGTATATCTGAGCGAAGCGACGGTTTGAAGTATGTTCATAATAAAATCGGTCAAGACGTTACTTAGATTGTTGCATTTACAGATACGAAGGCGAATGGTTTTCTAATAAGAAGTACGGTTATGGTGTTACAACTTTTAAAGATGGAGCGAAAGAAGagggaaaatataaaaataatgtacTTATCACTAGTCAAAAAAAGAAACATCTGTTTCTCATTCGTTCTGCTAAGTTTAGAGAGAGGATAGATGCTGCAGTTGACTCGGCCCAACGTGCCTCAAAATATGCATTGCAGAAGGCTGATATAGCTATTTCCAGGACGGCGACAGCTCGCGGCAAAGCTGAACTTGCAGACGTTGCCGCTGATCATGCTCGAGAAGATTCCGACCTAGCCATACAAATGGCTAAAGATTTTGCGCCAGACTTCAAGCCGCAATTATTAGAACGATTCGAACGATTGAAGCGTGATCGGTGTCGGATACCTCTGGATTATTTGACCAAATCTAACACAGCTGTACCGAATAAAACAACTATTGGGGCTATAAAACAAAATGTATATAATCCGGCATCTATGGGATCTCCTTCGCAAACAGATACTCCGTTGAGTAATCTCGATGTATATGATAAAACGTATCTAAATTCTCAACAACAAATATCGAATTGCAATGTGATACAAGTTCCTAGTAATAGGGCGCATCCTTTTGAACGGAATACTCAACCGGGTTTTGGAACGATATCGAATCTGGTTAACAACGTACAAAACACTTTTACGAACGTGGCATCCAATACGCACCAAACAACGGAATCCGATTATATATTCTGTAATACTATGCAAATAAATCAACAGCGACAGATAGAGCCAAACTTTACGGATAGACAAAGCTATCAGCAGTTAGAAGTAGATCGTTATCATCATGATAATTTTACTCATCGAAATTCCATTCAAATTTCCGGTGCAGCAAAGCCTGCTCCTATGCTAAGTAAAATTAGTCAGACTTCAATAGATTATTTTGATCATTATAAGCGACCTCCTAGCAGAGATGGCTCAGTCGATCGCTACTCAAGGGCCACCAGTAGGTTAGGTGGAACACAATCCAGACAATCCTCAGTAGATAGAACTGGCCAATGTGTCAGTAGTCAAGGTATTACAAATGAATCTGTGCCTGATCAATTTGTACGGGCTGGTTCCCAGATTCGAGGGGTCACTCCAATGCGCAATAATGCACCCAGTAGCGGTTCGATATCCACAGGAAACGGATTTGGTCCGCGAACTCCGTCCAGAGCAGCTAGCCCCTTACACCACCCAACAAGTGATACATTTTCTAATCAAAAGCCCTTTGAGGAAGTTTTGCTACGACAACGAACACTTGGCCAAGATATTATTCCATCGCCATCACAACCAAAACGTACCGAGAGTTTATATCTTTCAAAACCAAGTGAAATTAAAAGTGGATTCACCGGATTGACTGGTGTAAATTCTTCCGCCACAGCCTTGAGTAGGGGTGGGCGTAACGGAAGTGGCGATGGCAGTGGATTTACTTCGAGGGTACTAAAGGTAAGTAACAACGATTAATCATATTATATATGGtattcaaagaataagtttatCTAATCTACTGAAAAATCAATATTTGTCTAATATCTGTAAAAAAAATCGCCTTAAGGTTCACCCAAAATACGAACCGCATGGAAATAAGCAAAATTCGAATTCCCAATTTGCATTGTAGCTGATATAATGCACAAAAAGCGATATCTAcccgggacaaaaatgcattataTGGCGATTCGTCGTAGAAACTCACAAAATTTCGAATGCGTCAGAATATCGTTGGAATATTGATTTAAGAATGATGTTGCActaagggaccgttcataaaccacgtagaccgaaatttgagaatttttaaccccccctcccccctagtagaccttagtagacttttaccaaaccCTCTCCCCcacgccaaaagtctacgtagacttttatttttttattcgcgggaaatgtagaattagcaagaagcacattataatgttcaattaaaaattaacgttccgatttatttcaaaccttttaaatattaaagaaagggtTACGTAAACAAAATCGTGTTACTTGGAGTCtgcaattattttgatttttcatcgGTTTAAACGCGCTATCGTTTCAGTTTTTTTGCAAATTCGATTGCTTATCCCGTATCGAACTTAGACATAGtgtcggtttttttttcaactctgGTCAATATATGGATTTCGGTGAAATCTATTCACTCGTGTTTGCTGCTATCGACCATTGTTTTATTTTCGCATTCGGCATACCCGTGCTCATTCACAGTAGTGAACGTCAACTATACGAAACCAATAGTGTTTGTCCGGTGCCATCATAAGGAGAACAATGTCTAAAAAGTGTGATGCGAGCCCTTGTTTCTCCGGTACCgttcgcagtggcaaagttgagTGTGGAAAATGTCGCAAATCCTTCCACCTCAAGTGTGCTAGTTTGAATAGCAACCAGCACAAAGCCGTACGCGATTGTCCCGGAGCCTTTTGGTTTTGTCAGTTGTGCCGTAGCTCTGGAATCCATCAGCATCAACCAATACAAAACCCTACACTCGATCTCATTCTACTCCGTATAACATCTataatgaaactagttggccTACAAATCGATGCTACTCGTGCTTTGTGTCGCAATCTTTCCAACGGACCACCACGCCCCAGTAACTGCAACCAGCCTCATAGCCAACCCACCCATCCCAACGCTACTGTTAACTTCGAGGAAGAGCTGAATCGGATGCACTTCTCATTCTCCGAAATCTTCAACTCACTCATGCCTGGCGACGATACTTCCTGCGGAAACAAACGAGACCGTACCTCAAGTTTCAACTCATCTCGACGGCCACGGGAAGATAAGCGACGGAGAGTTGATGTTTCAATCGGTACGTCTGATTTTTCCAATATTATACCAGTCCCTCTTATAGATGCACCTGTGGACACCTGCGCTATTGATGATATTGCATCTGCTGCTGCTAATTCCGAGCTCATACCGACTACTACTACGCCGCCGACTAACGTTATTACTACTGCTGCACCCATTGCCATCGAACCTACTGCTACTGCTGTGTGCTTTACCGAATCAACTGCTGCTATATCAACTGCCACTGCATCTGCTGCGATTGCATCAAATGATGCATCTAATATCATCGTTTTGCCTTCTTATACCGAGACCACTGCCGTCACTGGTCTTGCTGCACCCACTACCGCCATAGCCACTTCCCATGCCACTGTTACACCTATTTCAATAGCAAATACTACTGCTGCACCTGCTATTACCGCACCACCTCGCCCATCTGCTGCCGCTGCACCACCTGCAATTGCTCCAGTTTTCGAAACCATTCCATCGCTGATCACCCCAGCATATGCTGCGCGTTCTTTTGCTCCCGCCGCAGCTGCCATGCGCACTAACAGCTCCACATCCGCTTCCCACAACGCAAATACTGCTAACGCAACCGTATGTTTCAACACCGGCGCCAGTGTACGTGCTGTCATCGATGATCAACCCCACCGTCACAGTCAACAATTTCTACAGCAGCCCACGGTTCCCGGATCACAGTTTGCCATACAAAGCTTAAGTATTCCTAATTGTAATTTAATTGAACGTTCTGAAACATTAACAATTCCAACGCTCTCGGTTGCACCTCCCACAATATCAAGAAAATGGTTCTATGTAACTCGATTCCAGCCAAATGAAACTGCTAATAATTTAATCCTCTATATAGTAAGCAAATCCAGGTGCGACCCAAACTTGATTTTCTGTGTTAAGCTAGTACGCCAAGATCGTGAACAGGAACGACCGTTATCTTATGTATCTTTTAAGATCAGTGTTCCTACTACGCTCGAGGGACTCCTCACCTCAAAGGATTTCTGGCCTCCCGGGATTACTATCTCTCCTTTTTTAGATCGGAGTTTGAACAAACGTTTTCAAACCGCCCCGTTGGTGAAAGAGAATTTGCTACCAAGTCAACGTCTTTCCAATACAATGCGACAAATAACCAATGGATTACCAGCACGAACAATTCAATCGCCGAGAACCCCTTTGCTACTCAATACACCATTGCCCAATCAACTCTATCAGTACACCCTTCAAGTCCATCGCACACCAACATACCCACTTCAACTGCCACGAGAACGAGGAATTCAGACATCACTGGTTTGAACCAACAACTCGAATTTTATTACCAAAATGTTGGCGGTATGAATACGAGAATAACTGATTACTACTTAGCCTGCTCCGATGCATCATATGACATCTATGCCTTTACTGAAACCTGGTTGAATGGTAATACGTTATCACACCAAATATTTGGCCCGCTTTACACCGTTTTTCGGTCCGACCGAAATAGTTCTCACAGTAGCAGGAACCATGGAGGCGGAGTTCTTATTGCAACGCGTTCTCGCTTTAAATCACGCCAACTCTTTCCCCCTAATTGCTCATGTGTAGAACAAATATGGGTCGCTCTAACGCTTTCAAAATCTACGTTATTCATTTGCGTAATATATATTCCTCCGGATCGTACCAGCGACGTAATATTGTTTAATGAACATCTTAGCTCTGTTACATGGATCGCTTCACAAATGAAAATTAGTGATAATATGGTAATACTTGGCGATTTCAACTTCCCAGGTATTAAGTGGGTCTCCTGTCCCGCTAAGTACCCTGACAACTCATTCTCCACCGTTAGTCACCTAGCAACAGAACTGTTTGACAGTTACAACACCGCAGGACTAGGACAAATTAACAACATCGTTAACAGTAACGGCCGTGTACTTGACCTATGCTTTGTTAGTTTAGACTTAATTAATGACTGTTCCATTTCTGAAGCACCGTCTCCGCTTGTAAAGAAATGCCACCATCATCAACCTTTACATCTTTCGATTCGCGATTGCTCGCCCATCGTCTTTCGAGATATATCTGAGTCTATCTATTATGattacaaaaatgcaaatttcctCGCCATGAACCAATTCTTGAGTAACATCATTTGGAGCAATGTTGTCGATGGAAGAGATGTCAACGAATCTGCAACCGTCATATCGAACGTTCTACTGTACGCTATAGACCAGTACGTacccaaaaagttaaaaaaaactccCTTCTCCCCTCCCTGGACAAATAGAACACTGcaacgtttaaaatctgccaaaagaTCTGCTttcaaaaaattctcgaaatttcGCACGCGCCCATTGAAAATTCGTTACATTATTTCCAACGACAGATATAAACGTTTAAACAAACGTCTCTCTCGTATCCACGAACAACGCACTCAAAATCACCTAAAGTTCAATCCAAAGGCCTTTTGGAATTATATAAATAATCAAAGGAAGGAGTCAGGTTTACCATCGGTCATGATCCGTGATGCAAAACAAGCTTCATCTACCAAAGATATTTGCGATTTATTTCGTAAGcaattcagcagtgtttttacATACGTTAAACTGAACTCTTCAGAAATATCTACTGCTGTTCTAAGAGTTCCATGTGGGCTCCCCATCGGTCAACATCCTCGTATCACTTCTGATGCAGTTATTACTGCATGTAGAAAgctaaaaaaatcatgtaacGTCGGTCCTGATGGGATCCCAGCGACTGTTCTAAAACAATGTTCTACAAGTCTCGCTACACCCTTATCATGCCTTTTCAACGACTCTCTGCGATCAGGGATTTTTCCTGACTGTTGGAAGCGATCCTTCGTTTTCCCGGTTTTTAAAAAGGGATGTAAACGCGACGTGCGCAATTATCGCGGAATTGCAGCCTTGTGCGCTACATCCAAACTATTCGAGTCAATCGTCCTGGATTTTGTCACTCACAACTGCCGTAACATAATAGCTGAAGAACAACATGGATTTATTCCTAAGCGATCTACCAGTACCAACTTAGTTTCATACACATCATACATAACTCATGCGCTCCAACAAAGACATCAAGTTGACGCGATTTATACAGACCTtactgcagctttcgacaagaTCAACCACCGTATAGCTGTTGGCAAACTCGAACAGCTGGGTTTTAACGGACCTTTTCTTAATTGGTTACGTTCATACCTATTTGGCCGTCAAATGAGCGTTAAAATTGGAGATACTCTTTCCCTACCATTTGCTGCTACCTCCGGAGTTCCACAGGGCAGCCACCTGGGACCCATAATCTTCCTGTTATACATGAACGATGTCCACCTTTTACTAAAATGTGTCAACCTTTCCTATGCCGATGACTTCAAGCTATTCACCATCGTAAAATGTCTTGATGATGCAAGACTTCTTCAATGCGATCTAGAAATCTTCGCTAATTGGTGCAGCAACAATTAGATGGTCTTGAATGCATCTAAGTGCTCCGTAATATCCTTTACTCGTAAGCATtcattaattattttcaattatgaACTTTATGGCAATAATCTTCGGAGAGATACTTCTGTTAAAGATCTAggtgtaattcttgactcaaagttAACATTTAGAGACCATGTTTCATACGTAACATCAAAGGCTTCCAGAACACTTGGATTTATCTTTCGTACAgccaaaaatttcagaaatgtgCACTGTTTAAAGTCACTCTATTGCTCTCTAGTACGCTCGATATTAGAATATGCATCAGTGGTCTGGGCACCATTCTATCAAAACAGCATCAGCCGAATCGAGTCCGTTCAACGCAAGTTCTTACGATTTGCCTTGCGCCATCTTCCCTGGAATGACCCGATAAATTTGCCCGCATACGAAGACAGATGTAAATTGATCGGTCTAGACCTGCTCAGTTGTCGTCGCAATGTCGCAAAGGCTTTGTTTGTCTCCGATATTATTCAAGGTAATATCGACTGCTCCGCATTACTCCAACAGCTGAACTTCAACATCCATCGTCGTGTTTTGCGATCCCATACTTTTTTCCGCCTTCCTGTTGCTAGAACTAATTATGGTCATAACGAACCCATAGCCTGTATGAGTCGTATGTTTAATCAACTCTCTGATGCcttcgactttaatttgtccCGAGCCaccataaaaaaaagttttttgaagtCATATCCACTGTTTAGTTGCTTTCGtttataaaatttttgtattatgTTGTAAGTAGTACTTAAGCCAGTTTCACTTTTCGAGTTTGTGTTAGGCATAGTTAATAAGTACTGAACTTACTTGTATGTTCtatcattgtatattatttatattctgtgtattatatagtaatttttgtcatTAGGGTTAGCATATTGCCTGTTGACAATGAAAAGATGAGAAGGTTTTATGCCTACTGGAGAAGAGGCGAAAATGAGCTTCactccagcgggcttttccctgctccacaaataaacaaaggtttttcacattggttttttgtctatgactgatcaaatcaattaataacaaatcaaggTGCTTgtcaacgtttgtgtagcggaatacttcttttcaaggttagtcactcaagtatatgtaaaaagatttattgctataactagttcaAGCTTTGGCCGAAGAGTAACCTACagcaacaatgcagaattgctaaacactttttgagccttactggtgcattcaaaattgttaaattaaaggaaacaattacaaaataatactgtcgatgtgtactattatctagactaaaataatacaCCAACCATGCTCACAAacttcacttttcgtgaacaaatatttaaatcttcccaaaaatatatatttttcttatgtaattaatagccatatcacctgagagtattatcgcaaagtatcaaagcCATACTccaaatattttcgaagataaatatagtaaaaccggtttgcacggagttgcgtAGGGTCAAGACATAAAATTTAACGaatgtttaaagattttgaaatcagtgtaaatgattgcaagagaaacttattaactcgagtcaacactttgttgtagaagtttaactacactactgctttaaccaccgaaatcaacaaataaaaaaagttaatccacctattaatagaaatcgggtgttttgttgttacaatagtggttttattgcttaactttgaccattttttaacttttatggttcattcatttaatggtccatgtatgtctgctaactagtggtgtctcagatgatttcacagtcaaaatcttccgtcgagaggaattttggtCAAACAtctttagaactgtcattttgtattattcctagatcaaaactatatcaaaatatacgcaagaaacaacaacgtgtgaGGTTGCCCAAAcaaaatcgtgggttctgggttgagtggttgcttaacgagtagttacctcaatagtgtactagctttgaagtgcctgcataaatacacctagctgaatagaccgatattttaaatacaactctctttaaatcccatttataattagtaatacgagaataacaaaaaaataagagtctacgtagactttttcaaagagcccccctcccccctcgtagacaaacgtagacttttgctagcCCCCTccccccgtcccccctatgagtctacgtggtttatgaacggcccctaatGAACATGCAAATAATACCTAGGGGAAAGTGAAGCAATATGAGCACACTAAGGTTGAAGGCAAATATATTTgcagaaaaacaaacaaataatatcAAAATTTTCCTTAATTGATAGAATACAGCATATTCTTTACATGCAGTTATAAAACGTGAAgaagaaaattcaaaatctttgaaaataacAGTTGTTTCTCATGATCGACTTTTAACTTGGTAAAAACCTTGTGGGGCAATTTGAGTGTGGGGGATACCGTCCCAGTGGAGTGCTAGCTCCACTTGGTAACAACGATCGTATCGGAGGCACGGAAAAGTTCTGATCTAAATAAACAAACTAACCCGATCGAACGAACGTTATCTTGCTGATGCAGCATTGCACGCGGCGAACCACCGCCGCGAGGGatataaaatatgaataaataaatcagtCTCGCTTGGACTGTAGAACGGTAAAAATGTCTATTTAATAATACATGAGCAATGGACTgctcagaaaaaaattaattttttaaaacttaatcggtccacctctgagtcgatttctaaagaaaagaaaagtctgctccaaatttgaaccaaatcgaCCATGTCTAGCTACCGGTCCAActtgcttgaagtttgtataggATTTTTCGACAACATTCATGGAGAAACACACTTGCctacattttcgccgctaggcgatactgtatataccagattattgtttattgtttgtaTGCATCAACCGGTTTTTGTTACTAGGCCCCAATGATGATAGAATAATTAAAACATTGACataaaatacaaattaaaagATTAGCATTAAAATAAGATCAGTGTTCCTACTACGCTCGAGGGACTCCTCACCTCAAAGGATTTCTGGCCTCCCGGGATTACTATCTCtccttttaatgtagaatacatttaaggtttcaatataggggtcccgtttcaaaatatcggctgcggcgccgcgtcagattttgaacgttaataacttttatcatacttaacagaatgatttgatttttagaccaatttgttgcaaatatgttcctctatgctgtattaaaatttgaagtatgtataacatgtactaataacaaaaaaaatgtgttttgaaaaatctttcgaaaacgactcggaaaagtgaaaattttcagcccatcccgcacagagccgtcgttatggtagacc encodes:
- the LOC131682906 gene encoding uncharacterized protein LOC131682906; this encodes MYRNRIATFHLWTFGKHSGMNPKGLKIRKQRSTGDLEKRGNGSGSIRSTASIASWLSTESSQSGLTNKSVHTDSNASFIVEDEQLDGSVIETYMGEWKNDKRCGYGISERSDGLKYEGEWFSNKKYGYGVTTFKDGAKEEGKYKNNVLITSQKKKHLFLIRSAKFRERIDAAVDSAQRASKYALQKADIAISRTATARGKAELADVAADHAREDSDLAIQMAKDFAPDFKPQLLERFERLKRDRCRIPLDYLTKSNTAVPNKTTIGAIKQNVYNPASMGSPSQTDTPLSNLDVYDKTYLNSQQQISNCNVIQVPSNRAHPFERNTQPGFGTISNLVNNVQNTFTNVASNTHQTTESDYIFCNTMQINQQRQIEPNFTDRQSYQQLEVDRYHHDNFTHRNSIQISGAAKPAPMLSKISQTSIDYFDHYKRPPSRDGSVDRYSRATSRLGGTQSRQSSVDRTGQCVSSQGITNESVPDQFVRAGSQIRGVTPMRNNAPSSGSISTGNGFGPRTPSRAASPLHHPTSDTFSNQKPFEEVLLRQRTLGQDIIPSPSQPKRTESLYLSKPSEIKSGFTGLTGVNSSATALSRGGRNGSGDGSGFTSRVLKSIPVTTTLQRKKSLPDVQQLPLATSTMSREEVSILGSARREEVRRQIDESERLKANPLLYLVSPKVKDWFSRQQLVMLVLIINIALAIMFFKMLT